From Dermochelys coriacea isolate rDerCor1 chromosome 8, rDerCor1.pri.v4, whole genome shotgun sequence, the proteins below share one genomic window:
- the PCDH12 gene encoding protocadherin-12, with protein sequence MLLLSHFLLQFLVLCWHFFLCVDCQEVAPFAMQYKVLEEVPSGTVIGKLSEDFGWKERSEPVETFQQLHFPKELPVCVGSGDGLLSTAGRLDREQLCRHNDPCLFSFDVLAATHLALIHVEIQVLDINDHAPQFPKSELELEISESASLRTRIPLDRALDPDTGSNALCSYSLSPSDHFALDVISGSDGTKHAELVVVKEVDRELHSCFDLVLTAFDHGEPPKSGTTLLRVIVLDSNDNSPMFAESSLTVEIWEDALPGTILINLTATDPDQGPNGEVEYSLSKHASLDVLNMFIIEAKTGSIVLRRPLDYEENHTYEVDVQARDLGANPIPAHCKILIKVLDVNDNAPDVHITWAAQVPVLSEALPKDSFVALVTVSDPDSGNNGQVHCYLSQGVEHFKLKRTNRYTYMLLTNAILDRERWAEYNLTLMVRDNGNNSLAARKHLTICISDVNDNPPLFERITYDVTIAENNMPPSYLITVKAHDADLDFNGKVTYRIQDFLISDLVSIDSKTGEIFALRAFDYEQMTSLEFLVTAEDGGHPKLASNVSVRITLLDRNDNSPVIVQPVLVGGKARIIVLVNAQTGCLWLSLGNDSPQGTAVTTMTPTPSSNVSLLFTISASDADSGLNGALHYDILSGNDASLFLIDPLSGQVFINSGNVSSLIGSEWELGVLVRDQGNSPLQAKAIVQLSFRNHLDQLTNSAQEAQMLSPSMVTVICLVVLLGTFLFILALIVSICKREKKDNMAYNCREAEDAHRHQQLKKPHKHIQKTDIYLVPVLRNRQAVQSEAEQVRSCEEALLKESSWDDPLQTPFHLTPTLYRTLRNQKGPAEQKDAFNLPAIQCRPFHPHRLRNASKESSSFQDAQTHSKSLENPQLKPLGDVNCDVSLPTNQPSDMTLKRQRIAKTDTEPREAHPHQHLLRSLVRLSMVALAEQDPTGELAMESPPVQQISQLLSLLHQGQFQPKPNHRGNKYTAKNGSRNAGLDSDCLSIKDSGQGESEADDRDSENGLNLSIHQLVGEELESLLEPHAGLALERLTADPAWMARLSLSLTSSYKENVFSPDSLHFSQDQEDAGQDKPRTFETFGKVTGSDPNTARTRLASTFLSEMSTLFEMILSQKAQAHVTTTSGLLQQLSACRKPFGVDGDAPAV encoded by the exons ATGCTTTTGCTGTCACACTTTCTGCTTCAATTCTTGGTGTTGTGCTGGCACTTTTTCCTTTGTGTGGATTGCCAGGAGGTGGCCCCCTTTGCTATGCAGTACAAAGTATTAGAAGAAGTGCCAAGTGGAACTGTGATAGGAAAATTATCTGAGGATTTTGGCTGGAAAGAGAGAAGTGAACCAGTAGAGACCTTCCAGCAACTGCATTTCCCCAAGGAGCTCCCTGTCTGTGTTGGGTCTGGAGATGGTTTGCTTAGCACGGCAGGGCGGTTGGACAGAGAGCAGTTATGCAGGCACAACGATCCATGCTTGTTCTCTTttgatgtgctggctgccacacACTTGGCTTTAATCCACGTGGAGATTCAGGTCTTGGACATCAATGATCATGCACCCCaatttccaaaatctgagctGGAACTAGAAATATCAGAGAGTGCATCTTTACGAACACGGATACCACTGGACCGAGCCCTCGATCCAGACACTGGCTCCAATGCCCTCTGCTCTTACTCATTATCACCCAGTGACCACTTTGCTTTGGATGTAATTTCTGGATCTGATGGAACTAAACATGCAGAACTTGTAGTTGTTAAAGAAGTGGACAGAGAGCTCCACTCTTGTTTTGATCTAGTATTGACTGCCTTTGATCATGGAGAACCACCAAAATCAGGCACAACCTTACTTAGGGTAATTGTTTTAGACTCCAATGATAACAGCCCTATGTTTGCAGAGAGTTCTTTGACAGTGGAAATCTGGGAAGATGCTTTGCCTGGGACAATTCTTATAAACCTTACAGCCACTGACCCTGATCAGGGTCCCAATGGGGAGGTAGAATACTCACTCAGTAAACATGCTTCACTGGACGTGTTGAACATGTTCATCATTGAAGCCAAGACAGGCAGTATAGTTCTGAGACGCCCACTGGACTATGAAGAAAACCACACCTATGAAGTAGATGTACAAGCCAGGGATCTTGGAGCCAACCCTATCCCAGCACACTGCAAGATCCTCATCAAGGTCCTGGATGTCAACGACAATGCCCCAGATGTGCACATCACTTGGGCTGCCCAGGTGCCAGTGCTATCTGAAGCTCTTCCTAAAGACAGTTTTGTTGCGCTGGTGACAGTAAGCGATCCTGATTCTGGAAACAATGGACAGGTGCATTGTTACCTTAGTCAAGGAGTTGagcatttcaaattgaaaaggaCCAACAGATACACTTATATGCTGTTGACCAATGCCATTTTGGACAGGGAGAGGTGGGCAGAATATAACCTGACATTAATGGTCCGGGACAATGGGAACAACTCCTTAGCCGCGAGGAAACACCTCACTATATGCATCAGTGATGTCAATGACAACCCACCATTGTTTGAAAGAATTACATATGATGTCACTATTGCTGAGAACAATATGCCTCCATCCTACCTAATTACTGTCAAGGCTCACGATGCTGACTTAGATTTTAATGGAAAAGTCACTTATAGAATCCAGGACTTCCTTATTTCAGATTTGGTCTCTATTGATTCAAAAACTGGCGAAATCTTTGCGCTCAGAGCTTTTGATTATGAACAAATGACAAGTCTGGAATTCCTGGTGACAGCAGAAGATGGGGGTCACCCCAAACTTGCGTCTAATGTTTCTGTTAGGATTACTCTGCTTGATAGGAATGATAATTCCCCAGTGATCGTGCAGCCAGTGCTGGTGGGAGGCAAAGCAAGGATCATTGTTCTAGTCAATGCACAGACCGGATGCCTGTGGCTATCCCTAGGGAACGACAGCCCCCAAGGTACAGCAGTAACCACTATGACACCAACACCCAGTTCAAACGTTTCCCTGCTATTCACCATATCTGCCAGTGATGCAGATTCTGGCCTGAATGGGGCCCTTCACTATGATATTCTGAGTGGGAATGATGCCAGTTTGTTTCTCATTGATCCACTGTCAGGGCAGGTGTTTATCAACAGCGGCAATGTCAGCAGCCTCATTGGCAGTGAATGGGAATTGGGGGTGTTGGTAAGGGATCAAGGGAACTCACCTCTGCAGGCTAAAGCCATTGTGCAGTTAAGTTTCAGAAATCATCTTGACCAGCTGACAAATTCAGCCCAGGAGGCTCAGATGCTGAGCCCATCCATGGTAACTGTTATCTGCCTAGTTGTGCTATTAGgcacttttctttttattttggcttTAATTGTGTCTATATgcaaaagagagaagaaagataACATGGCCTACAACTGCAGGGAAGCAGAAGATGCCCACAGACATCAGCAGCTCAAGAAGCCCCACAAACACATTCAGAAAACAGATATATATTTAGTCCCTGTACTCAGAAATAGGCAAGCTGTGCAGAGTGAGGCTGAGCAAGTTCGCTCCTGTGAAGAAGCTTTGCTGAAGGAAAGTTCCTGGGATGACCCACTGCAGACCCCATTTCATTTAACCCCAACACTGTACAGGACCCTTAGAAACCAGAAAGGTCCAGCTGAACAGAAAGATGCCTTCAATCTCCCTGCAATACAGTGCAGACCCTTCCACCCACATAGGCTAAGAAATGCATCAAAAGAGAGCTCAAGCTTTCAAGATGCACAAACCCACTCCAAAAGCTTAGAGAACCCACAGCTGAAGCCTTTGGGAGATGTGAATTGCGACGTCTCACTGCCAACTAATCAGCCTTCAGACATGACTCTGAAGAGACAGAGAATTGCCAAGACAGACACAGAGCCCAGGGAAGCCCATCCCCACCAGCACCTCCTGAGAAGCCTAGTGAGGCTGTCGATGGTGGCACTTGCAGAGCAGGACCCCACGGGAGAACTTGCTATGGAGTCGCCTCCTGTTCAG CAAATCTCTCAGCTGCTGTCTTTGCTGCATCAGGGTCAGTTCCAGCCCAAACCAAATCACAGGGGAAACAAATACACAGCCAAGAATGGCAGCAG GAatgcagggctggattctgattgCCTCAGTATAAAGGACAGTGGCCAAGGAGAGAGTGAGGCAGATGACCGGGATTCAGAAAATGGACTCAATCTTTCCATACACCAGCTGGTGGGAGAAGAACTTGAGAGCCTTCTAGAGCCCCATGCAG ggctggccctagagAGGCTGACGGCAGACCCTGCATGGATGGCTCGGCTCTCCCTGTCCCTCACCAGCAGCTACAAGGAAAATGTTTTCTCCCCTGATTCCCTGCACTTTTCTCAGGACCAGGAAGATGCAGGGCAGGATAAACCAAGAACCTTTGAGACATTTGGCAAAGTTACTGGATCTGACCCAAACACAGCCAGGACAAGACTGGCCAGCACTTTCCTCTCCGAGATGAGCACCCTATTTGAAATGATCTTATCTCAGAAAGCACAGGCCCATGTAACAACGACCTCGgggctcctgcagcagctctcTGCGTGCAGGAAGCCCtttggggtggatggggatgctCCTGCTGTGTAG